The Zingiber officinale cultivar Zhangliang chromosome 10A, Zo_v1.1, whole genome shotgun sequence genome contains a region encoding:
- the LOC122027411 gene encoding nucleobase-ascorbate transporter 3-like isoform X1, which translates to MGSEKGAAMTHGSPLAPPPVVAPPASAPVPIHVGFGNIHQSNPPLEQLPNLQFCLHSNPSWPEAVMLAFQHYVVMLGTIVMLASFLVPQMGGNNGDKARVIQTLVFMSGVNTLLQTLIGTRLPTVMNSSFVFIIPVMSIIRDFASRTYDDEHQILVLLQRFIHTMRAIQGSLMISSFTNIFLGYTYTWERLFRFCSPVTVVPVVCVVGLGLFERGFPQVGKCVEIGLPALILLMLLITAQQYIHHNHMNTYFLLERFSIILCVKVVWAFAAVLTAAGAYNHVPEKTKLHCRTDRSYLISSAPWIKIPYPFQWGTPIFAASHIFGMIGAVLVSACESTGAHYAAARLAGATPPPAYVLSRSVGLQGVGMLLESIFGAAAGSTVSIENVGLLGLTRVGSRRVVQISTGFMIFFSIIGKFGAFFASIPLPIFAAIYCILFGLVAAIGISFIQFANNNSLRNLYILGASLFLGISVPQYFNEFTASAGHGPAKTDAGWFNDILNSVFSSAPTVALMVAIVLDNRLEAKISYSDRGFSWLKPFNRHDARNEEFYSFPIKVHEWIPTRFID; encoded by the exons ATGGGAAGTGAGAAGGGAGCTGCAATGACCCACGGGTCTCCCCTGGCGCCGCCACCGGTGGTGGCTCCGCCCGCATCAGCACCGGTGCCGATtcatgttgggtttgggaacatCCACCAGAGTAACCCTCCTCTAGAGCAACTCCCCAATCTCCAGTTCTGCCTCCACTCAAACCCTTCTTGGC CGGAAGCTGTGATGCTTGCTTTCCAACATTATGTCGTTATGCTGGGAACAATTGTCATGCTTGCTTCCTTCCTTGTCCCGCAAATGGGTGGAAACAAT GGTGATAAAGCACGTGTTATCCAAACACTTGTGTTCATGAGTGGAGTCAACACGCTTCTTCAGACATTGATTGGAACTCGCCTGCCCACAGTGATGAACTCTTCCTTCGTGTTCATCATTCCTGTAATGTCAATTATTAGAGACTTTGCTTCGCGGACCTACGATGATGAACACCAG ATTTTGGTGTTGCTGCAGAGGTTTATCCATACTATGAGAGCTATTCAAGGTTCATTGATGATATCCTCATTCACCAACATATTTCTTGGTTACACCTATACATGGGAAAGACTCTTCAG ATTCTGCAGTCCTGTAACTGTAGTTCCAGTGGTCTGTGTTGTGGGACTTGGGCTGTTTGAGCGAGGCTTCCCTCAG GTAGGAAAATGTGTTGAAATCGGATTACCAGCATTGATATTGCTAATGCTGTTAATTACAGCACAACAG TACATACATCACAATCATATGAACACCTATTTTCTGCTGGAGAGGTTCTCCATAATTTTGTGTGTCAAAGTTGTATGGGCCTTTGCTGCTGTTCTTACGGCTGCCGGTGCATACAACCATGTCCCTGAGAAGACTAAACTTCATTGCCGAACCGATAGATCATACCTCATATCCTCTGCTCCATG GATTAAGATTCCATACCCATTCCAGTGGGGGACGCCCATATTTGCTGCAAGTCATATATTTGGGATGATTGGTGCAGTGCTTGTGTCTGCCTGTGAG TCTACTGGTGCACACTATGCAGCTGCTCGTTTAGCAGGCGCCACGCCGCCTCCTGCATATGTGCTTAGTCGAAGCGTCGGCCTTCAG GGTGTAGGTATGTTGCTTGAATCGATATTTGGTGCTGCAGCTGGTTCAACTGTATCTAT TGAGAATGTGGGGCTTCTGGGATTGACACGAGTTGGAAGCCGGAGAGTTGTGCAAATATCGACCGGTTTTATGATCTTTTTCTCCATAATTG GAAAATTTGGGGCTTTCTTCGCTTCAATTCCATTACCAATATTTGCAGCAATCTACTGCATTCTCTTTGGACTTGTTG CTGCGATTGGTATCTCATTCATTCAGTTTGCCAACAACAATTCCTTGAGGAACTTGTACATCTTAGGTGCTTCACTTTTTCTCGGTATTTCGGTACCGCAGTATTTCAATGAATTCACAGCTTCAGCTGGCCATGGACCTGCTAAAACAGATGCTGGATGG TTCAATGATATACTGAATTCAGTCTTCTCGTCAGCTCCGACAGTGGCTTTAATGGTAGCAATAGTTCTAGACAACAGGCTGGAGGCTAAGATTTCTTACTCAGACAGGGGTTTCTCATGGCTGAAACCCTTCAACAGGCATGATGCTAGAAATGAGGAATTCTACAGCTTCCCTATCAAAGTGCACGAATGGATACCGACCCGATTCATCGACTAA
- the LOC122027411 gene encoding nucleobase-ascorbate transporter 3-like isoform X2 → MGSEKGAAMTHGSPLAPPPVVAPPASAPVPIHVGFGNIHQSNPPLEQLPNLQFCLHSNPSWPEAVMLAFQHYVVMLGTIVMLASFLVPQMGGNNGDKARVIQTLVFMSGVNTLLQTLIGTRLPTVMNSSFVFIIPVMSIIRDFASRTYDDEHQRFIHTMRAIQGSLMISSFTNIFLGYTYTWERLFRFCSPVTVVPVVCVVGLGLFERGFPQVGKCVEIGLPALILLMLLITAQQYIHHNHMNTYFLLERFSIILCVKVVWAFAAVLTAAGAYNHVPEKTKLHCRTDRSYLISSAPWIKIPYPFQWGTPIFAASHIFGMIGAVLVSACESTGAHYAAARLAGATPPPAYVLSRSVGLQGVGMLLESIFGAAAGSTVSIENVGLLGLTRVGSRRVVQISTGFMIFFSIIGKFGAFFASIPLPIFAAIYCILFGLVAAIGISFIQFANNNSLRNLYILGASLFLGISVPQYFNEFTASAGHGPAKTDAGWFNDILNSVFSSAPTVALMVAIVLDNRLEAKISYSDRGFSWLKPFNRHDARNEEFYSFPIKVHEWIPTRFID, encoded by the exons ATGGGAAGTGAGAAGGGAGCTGCAATGACCCACGGGTCTCCCCTGGCGCCGCCACCGGTGGTGGCTCCGCCCGCATCAGCACCGGTGCCGATtcatgttgggtttgggaacatCCACCAGAGTAACCCTCCTCTAGAGCAACTCCCCAATCTCCAGTTCTGCCTCCACTCAAACCCTTCTTGGC CGGAAGCTGTGATGCTTGCTTTCCAACATTATGTCGTTATGCTGGGAACAATTGTCATGCTTGCTTCCTTCCTTGTCCCGCAAATGGGTGGAAACAAT GGTGATAAAGCACGTGTTATCCAAACACTTGTGTTCATGAGTGGAGTCAACACGCTTCTTCAGACATTGATTGGAACTCGCCTGCCCACAGTGATGAACTCTTCCTTCGTGTTCATCATTCCTGTAATGTCAATTATTAGAGACTTTGCTTCGCGGACCTACGATGATGAACACCAG AGGTTTATCCATACTATGAGAGCTATTCAAGGTTCATTGATGATATCCTCATTCACCAACATATTTCTTGGTTACACCTATACATGGGAAAGACTCTTCAG ATTCTGCAGTCCTGTAACTGTAGTTCCAGTGGTCTGTGTTGTGGGACTTGGGCTGTTTGAGCGAGGCTTCCCTCAG GTAGGAAAATGTGTTGAAATCGGATTACCAGCATTGATATTGCTAATGCTGTTAATTACAGCACAACAG TACATACATCACAATCATATGAACACCTATTTTCTGCTGGAGAGGTTCTCCATAATTTTGTGTGTCAAAGTTGTATGGGCCTTTGCTGCTGTTCTTACGGCTGCCGGTGCATACAACCATGTCCCTGAGAAGACTAAACTTCATTGCCGAACCGATAGATCATACCTCATATCCTCTGCTCCATG GATTAAGATTCCATACCCATTCCAGTGGGGGACGCCCATATTTGCTGCAAGTCATATATTTGGGATGATTGGTGCAGTGCTTGTGTCTGCCTGTGAG TCTACTGGTGCACACTATGCAGCTGCTCGTTTAGCAGGCGCCACGCCGCCTCCTGCATATGTGCTTAGTCGAAGCGTCGGCCTTCAG GGTGTAGGTATGTTGCTTGAATCGATATTTGGTGCTGCAGCTGGTTCAACTGTATCTAT TGAGAATGTGGGGCTTCTGGGATTGACACGAGTTGGAAGCCGGAGAGTTGTGCAAATATCGACCGGTTTTATGATCTTTTTCTCCATAATTG GAAAATTTGGGGCTTTCTTCGCTTCAATTCCATTACCAATATTTGCAGCAATCTACTGCATTCTCTTTGGACTTGTTG CTGCGATTGGTATCTCATTCATTCAGTTTGCCAACAACAATTCCTTGAGGAACTTGTACATCTTAGGTGCTTCACTTTTTCTCGGTATTTCGGTACCGCAGTATTTCAATGAATTCACAGCTTCAGCTGGCCATGGACCTGCTAAAACAGATGCTGGATGG TTCAATGATATACTGAATTCAGTCTTCTCGTCAGCTCCGACAGTGGCTTTAATGGTAGCAATAGTTCTAGACAACAGGCTGGAGGCTAAGATTTCTTACTCAGACAGGGGTTTCTCATGGCTGAAACCCTTCAACAGGCATGATGCTAGAAATGAGGAATTCTACAGCTTCCCTATCAAAGTGCACGAATGGATACCGACCCGATTCATCGACTAA